The following proteins are encoded in a genomic region of Sebastes fasciatus isolate fSebFas1 chromosome 12, fSebFas1.pri, whole genome shotgun sequence:
- the LOC141778244 gene encoding uncharacterized protein LOC141778244: protein MYCPSFTCNYSDCYAMYTRQNETACAAGVCWCQVCRQTDMYYTVGCVASCFDGCVNNSQTNCSVKCCNSTGCLNSTLESMMMTTTTVIPTTTTTTPTPATTMTSPQTTVDNGNKCHQGTCTGTDCYTTFAVAQTCSSSEPHCQLKKETIDTGLQWTAGCTTNCSEETACKATTKPPCHLECCNATMTSCLWLNGTMNVPNFATRGPHLHTELMASLLCLLAITLLL, encoded by the exons ATGTACTGCCCCTCTTTCACCTGTAACTACTCCGACTGCTATGCAATGTACACCAGGCAGAATGAAACTGCATGTGCTGCTGGTGTCTGCTGGTGTCAG GtgtgtagacagacagacatgtacTACACTGTTGGCTGCGTCGCCTCCTGTTTTGATGGTTGCGTCAACAACTCTCAGACCAACTGCTCTGTGAAATGCTGCAATTCCACTGGCTGCCTCAATAGCACTCTTGAATCCATGATGATGACGACAACCACAG TAATCCCAACCACGACGACAACAACACCCACCCCAGCCACTACAATGACCAGTCCGCAGACAACAGTAGACAAT ggaAACAAATGCCATCAAGGTACATGTACCGGTACAGACTGCTACACAACTTTTGCAGTAGCCCAGACATGCTCCTCCTCAGAGCCACACTGTCAG CTGAAAAAAGAGACCATAGATACTGGTTTGCAGTGGACAGCAGGTTGCACCACTAACTGTTCTGAAGAAACCGCGTGCAAGGCCACAACTAAACCTCCATGTCATCTAGAGTGCTGCAACGCCACTATGACCTCCTGCCTTTGGTTGAATGGTACAATGAATGTCCCCAATTTTGCCACAAGAGGTCCTCATCTTCACACAGAATTGATGGCGTCCTTACTTTGCCTGCTCGCCATCACTTTGCTGCTGTGA